The following are encoded together in the Arthrobacter sp. Y-9 genome:
- a CDS encoding Cmx/CmrA family chloramphenicol efflux MFS transporter, producing the protein MPFALYVLALVVFAMGTSEFMLAGLVPGISTYFDVSVGTAGLLTSAFAAGMVIGAPAMAALTRRLPVKASLLGFVIVFALSHVVGALTPDFTVLFITRVIAAIVNAGFLAVALSAATQLVAPDAKGRAVATLLAGTTVATVAGVPAGALVGTALGWQSTFWAIALLCVPAAIGIAAGFTTQADDTSREASSSTSLRMELAQLASLRLGLTMLLAALVNSGTFATLTFLAPIVMDTAGLSQWWVSVALVLFGVGSFIGVTIAGRLSDARPRIVIVSGGSVLVLGWVALALFATIPVALLGLVFAQGVLGFAVGSTLITRVLYASAGAPTMAGSYATAALNVGAAAGPVLAAATLSVMPGALGPVWVAVIATAAALLLAVPFLRLIAPVDSEGGK; encoded by the coding sequence ATGCCTTTCGCTCTCTATGTTCTTGCCCTGGTGGTCTTCGCCATGGGTACTTCCGAATTCATGCTCGCCGGCCTTGTGCCCGGCATTTCCACATACTTCGACGTTTCCGTAGGGACCGCTGGTCTCCTGACATCGGCGTTCGCCGCGGGGATGGTGATCGGCGCACCTGCGATGGCCGCACTCACTCGTCGCCTCCCCGTGAAAGCGTCGCTCTTGGGCTTCGTGATCGTATTCGCGCTGTCCCATGTCGTCGGCGCACTCACGCCGGACTTCACTGTTCTGTTCATCACGCGGGTGATCGCCGCGATCGTCAATGCAGGTTTCTTGGCGGTCGCGCTGAGTGCGGCGACGCAACTCGTAGCACCCGACGCCAAAGGTCGGGCTGTGGCGACTCTGCTGGCGGGAACCACCGTCGCAACCGTCGCCGGCGTCCCCGCCGGTGCTCTAGTCGGCACGGCACTCGGCTGGCAGTCGACGTTCTGGGCGATCGCTCTCCTCTGCGTCCCCGCGGCAATCGGCATTGCCGCGGGCTTCACCACTCAAGCTGACGACACGTCAAGGGAGGCTTCCTCCTCGACCTCGCTGCGGATGGAGCTGGCGCAGCTTGCGTCACTGCGCCTTGGTCTGACGATGCTGCTCGCTGCCCTGGTGAATTCCGGGACCTTTGCCACCCTGACCTTCCTAGCGCCGATCGTCATGGACACCGCCGGCCTGAGCCAGTGGTGGGTGTCGGTGGCGCTTGTGCTCTTCGGCGTCGGTTCCTTCATCGGCGTCACCATTGCTGGGCGACTCTCAGATGCCCGACCCCGAATCGTCATCGTGAGTGGTGGCAGTGTTCTTGTGCTCGGGTGGGTCGCATTGGCGCTCTTCGCAACGATCCCGGTTGCCCTGCTGGGACTCGTTTTCGCTCAGGGTGTCCTGGGGTTCGCCGTCGGGAGCACACTGATCACGCGAGTGCTCTATGCGTCAGCGGGTGCCCCCACCATGGCGGGGTCGTACGCGACAGCGGCACTCAACGTCGGCGCAGCAGCCGGTCCCGTCCTTGCCGCTGCCACGCTCAGCGTGATGCCCGGCGCGCTCGGGCCCGTTTGGGTGGCCGTCATCGCGACCGCTGCGGCACTGCTGCTCGCCGTTCCCTTTCTTCGGCTGATCGCCCCCGTCGACAGCGAAGGAGGCAAGTGA
- a CDS encoding APC family permease, whose amino-acid sequence MSETRTATGPGKAADSSGMDEFGYAQTLDRSIGKFASFAAGVSYISILTGVFQLFYFGFSTAGPAYAWSWPIVFVGQLMVALCFAELAGRYPVAGSVYNWAKRLSSGTPSWLAGWLLLISSIMALGSVALALQITLPQLWSGFQFVGDGSGPYDFAINGVVLATGMIVISTLINAFGVKLMTKINSIGVFVELIAAVLLVAALFWHVNNGPEVLLDTRGFGEGKPMGFFGVFLIAAMASGYVMYGFDTASSLGEETKDPKKTAPKAILRAVTASFLLGGLLLFGGILAAPDLNDPKLGSPDGGLQHIVLSVLGGPFGKAFLVCIVVAVVVCTLAVHAAAIRMMFAMARDNNLPFSRQLSKVDPVRKTPTVAAIVIGVLAIIPLLVNITQPAIFTILSSISIVLIYLSYLLVTAPMLRRRFLKKWPLKDDGAEVGFSLGKWGLPVNILAVLWGGAMTLNLVWPRQEIYNSVPPFEWYFQWGGVMFVVGVIVIGTLLYRLKLRHQTGVLAEHAAAAAEPPEAQADPADETSSAETGDLSLQPCPVHHRHHRRTPALSGAGTARCPYEPQGN is encoded by the coding sequence ATGTCAGAAACACGCACCGCCACCGGCCCCGGCAAGGCCGCCGACAGCAGCGGAATGGATGAGTTCGGCTATGCCCAGACTCTCGACCGCAGCATCGGGAAATTCGCCAGTTTCGCCGCAGGAGTCAGTTACATCTCCATCCTGACCGGCGTCTTCCAGCTTTTCTATTTCGGTTTCTCCACCGCCGGACCGGCCTACGCCTGGTCCTGGCCCATCGTCTTCGTCGGCCAGCTCATGGTCGCACTCTGCTTCGCCGAACTCGCAGGCCGGTATCCGGTGGCCGGTTCGGTCTACAACTGGGCCAAGAGGCTCAGCAGCGGCACCCCGTCCTGGCTGGCCGGCTGGCTGCTCCTGATCTCGTCGATCATGGCGCTCGGATCCGTCGCCCTGGCCCTCCAGATCACCCTGCCGCAGCTGTGGAGCGGCTTCCAGTTCGTCGGCGACGGTTCCGGCCCCTACGACTTCGCGATCAACGGCGTGGTCCTGGCCACCGGCATGATCGTCATCTCCACGCTGATCAACGCGTTCGGCGTGAAGCTCATGACCAAGATCAACAGCATCGGCGTCTTCGTCGAGCTCATCGCCGCCGTGCTCCTGGTCGCCGCCCTTTTCTGGCACGTGAACAACGGCCCCGAGGTCCTGCTGGACACCCGCGGCTTCGGCGAAGGCAAGCCGATGGGCTTCTTCGGCGTGTTCCTCATCGCGGCGATGGCCTCGGGCTACGTCATGTACGGCTTCGACACCGCCTCGTCCCTGGGCGAGGAGACGAAGGATCCCAAGAAGACCGCGCCCAAGGCGATCCTCCGCGCCGTCACGGCGTCCTTCCTGCTCGGCGGCCTGCTGCTGTTCGGTGGCATCCTCGCGGCGCCGGATCTGAACGACCCGAAGCTGGGCTCCCCCGACGGCGGACTGCAGCACATCGTGCTGTCCGTGCTGGGCGGCCCCTTCGGGAAGGCGTTCCTGGTCTGCATCGTCGTCGCCGTCGTCGTGTGCACACTCGCAGTGCACGCCGCGGCCATCCGCATGATGTTCGCCATGGCCCGCGACAACAACCTCCCGTTCAGCCGCCAGCTCAGCAAGGTGGACCCGGTCCGCAAGACGCCCACGGTGGCCGCCATCGTCATCGGAGTGCTGGCGATCATCCCGCTCCTGGTGAACATCACCCAGCCGGCCATCTTCACCATCCTGTCCAGCATCAGCATCGTGCTGATCTACCTGTCGTATCTGCTGGTCACCGCGCCGATGCTCCGCCGTCGGTTCCTGAAGAAGTGGCCGCTGAAGGACGACGGCGCCGAGGTCGGTTTCAGCCTCGGGAAATGGGGCCTCCCCGTGAACATCCTGGCGGTGCTGTGGGGCGGGGCCATGACGCTCAACCTCGTGTGGCCGCGCCAGGAGATCTACAACTCCGTCCCGCCCTTCGAGTGGTACTTCCAGTGGGGCGGGGTGATGTTCGTGGTCGGGGTGATCGTCATCGGCACCCTGCTGTACCGCCTGAAGCTCCGGCATCAGACGGGCGTCCTCGCCGAGCACGCCGCCGCGGCGGCAGAGCCTCCAGAAGCTCAGGCGGATCCGGCCGACGAGACCAGCTCCGCGGAAACGGGCGACCTGTCGCTCCAGCCGTGCCCCGTGCACCACCGCCACCATCGGAGGACGCCCGCTCTCAGCGGCGCCGGAACCGCCCGCTGTCCTTACGAGCCGCAGGGGAACTAG